In Syntrophales bacterium, a single window of DNA contains:
- the rho gene encoding transcription termination factor Rho, whose translation MNVAEIKKQPISELTGLAKGLNVVGVSGMRRQDLIFAILQAQAEKNGTILGEGVLETLPDGFGFLRAVDYNYLPSPDDIYISPSQIRRFNLRTGDTVSGEVRPPKNGEKYFALLKVNSVNFGNPEEIRDKILFDNLTPLYPEEKLNLECNPENLSTRIMDLFTPIGKGQRGLIVSPPRAGKTVLLQDIAKSITTNHKEVVLMVLLIDERPEEVTDMERNVDGEVISSTFDEPATRHVQVAEMVIEKAKRLVEHKRDVVILLDSITRLARAYNTVVPPSGKVLSGGVDSNALHKPKRFFGAARNIENGGSLTIISTALIDTGSRMDEVIFEEFKGTGNMELHLDRKIADRRVFPAFDLIRSGTRKEEMLIPTENLNRIWILRRFLQEMNPVEAMEFIIGKIRKTENNQEFLDAMNQ comes from the coding sequence ATGAATGTAGCAGAAATTAAAAAACAACCGATTAGTGAACTTACCGGTCTGGCAAAAGGGCTGAATGTCGTCGGTGTCAGCGGGATGAGGAGGCAGGATTTAATTTTTGCCATTCTACAGGCCCAGGCTGAGAAAAACGGGACAATTTTAGGAGAAGGTGTTCTGGAGACCCTGCCGGATGGTTTCGGTTTTCTCCGAGCGGTTGATTATAATTATCTTCCAAGCCCGGACGATATATATATTTCCCCCTCGCAGATAAGGAGATTTAACCTAAGAACCGGAGATACTGTGTCAGGAGAGGTCAGGCCTCCCAAAAACGGTGAAAAATATTTTGCCCTCCTCAAGGTAAATTCTGTAAACTTCGGCAACCCCGAAGAAATCAGAGACAAGATTCTCTTTGACAATCTCACCCCGCTTTACCCCGAAGAAAAATTAAACCTGGAATGCAATCCTGAAAATTTATCAACAAGGATAATGGATCTTTTTACACCTATAGGAAAAGGACAGAGGGGATTGATAGTATCGCCTCCCAGGGCGGGTAAGACAGTTTTGCTGCAAGATATAGCCAAAAGCATAACGACCAATCATAAAGAAGTGGTCTTGATGGTACTCCTTATTGACGAACGTCCGGAGGAAGTTACGGATATGGAGCGGAATGTGGATGGGGAGGTTATCTCTTCGACCTTTGATGAACCGGCTACGCGGCATGTTCAGGTTGCGGAGATGGTTATTGAGAAGGCGAAGCGTCTGGTTGAGCATAAAAGAGATGTCGTCATTCTTCTCGATAGTATCACCCGACTTGCCAGGGCTTACAATACCGTTGTCCCCCCCAGCGGGAAGGTTTTATCTGGCGGTGTTGATTCCAACGCCCTGCACAAACCGAAGAGGTTTTTTGGTGCCGCCAGGAATATAGAAAACGGCGGCAGTCTGACTATCATTTCAACGGCCCTCATTGATACGGGAAGCAGAATGGATGAAGTTATTTTTGAAGAGTTTAAGGGAACCGGAAACATGGAGCTTCACCTGGATCGCAAGATTGCTGACAGAAGAGTTTTTCCCGCATTTGATCTGATCCGTTCCGGTACGAGAAAAGAGGAGATGTTAATACCAACGGAGAACCTCAACAGAATATGGATACTGAGAAGGTTTCTCCAGGAAATGAACCCTGTAGAGGCTATGGAGTTTATTATCGGAAAAATCAGAAAAACTGAAAACAATCAGGAATTTCTTGATGCAATGAACCAGTAA